The uncultured Hyphomonas sp. genome includes a window with the following:
- a CDS encoding tetratricopeptide repeat protein translates to MKTAYAVALSGLVTAGAGTLTYVASDDAGISLGVSTGIGIVSFGLTLFSTLTQPRVQSEEDTRAAQGKILLGGIENQRATRVEGAVIRETVREDGEATRSLIREELAKIGQDSGLTPDQTRAILASFGYENVPEEMWEAKLRESAERLAELEARLKTLTNDEPEIANLLRRAGDAIDAADFETADALLAEAEQRDVEAGEIRLTRAARSREQRAELARSSGKYVEAAKHYAEAARRVQNLDPLDWARLKFNQGNALYERGQFDPEPQLLRRSVVAYRDALKERTRERVPFNWAMTQNNLGNALFTLGARGDDGALADAIAAFRDALKERTRERVPLDWAMTQNNLGNAFFTLGARGDADALRDAIAAYREALKERTRERVPLSWAMTQNNLGNAFFTLGARGDADALRDAIAAYREALKERTRERVPLSWAMTQNNLGSALRTLGARGDADALRDAIAAYRDALEEYTRERVPLDWATTQNNLGNALATLGERGDDDALSDAIAAYREALKERTRERVPLSWAMTQNNLGNALKALGERGDDDALERAIAAYRLALEEFTADRTPYYHEQTSRNLARAEALLEEWKNGKD, encoded by the coding sequence ATGAAAACCGCCTACGCAGTGGCGCTCAGCGGTCTGGTCACCGCAGGAGCCGGTACGCTGACCTACGTGGCCAGCGATGACGCAGGCATCAGTTTAGGCGTCTCAACCGGAATCGGTATTGTCAGTTTCGGGCTAACTCTCTTTTCAACCCTGACACAACCCCGGGTTCAGTCAGAGGAAGATACCAGGGCCGCGCAGGGAAAGATCCTTCTGGGCGGCATTGAAAACCAGCGTGCGACACGGGTTGAAGGGGCTGTCATTCGGGAAACCGTTCGGGAAGATGGCGAGGCCACCCGCAGCCTGATCCGCGAAGAGCTGGCCAAAATCGGACAAGATAGCGGCCTCACCCCCGATCAGACTCGCGCGATCCTCGCCAGTTTCGGATACGAAAATGTGCCGGAGGAGATGTGGGAGGCAAAGCTCCGCGAAAGCGCGGAACGGCTCGCTGAACTGGAAGCGCGCCTGAAAACTCTGACCAATGACGAACCCGAGATCGCCAATCTTTTGCGGCGTGCGGGCGACGCGATTGACGCGGCGGATTTCGAAACAGCAGACGCCCTGCTGGCAGAGGCAGAACAACGCGATGTGGAAGCAGGCGAAATACGGCTCACACGCGCCGCACGAAGCCGGGAACAGCGGGCGGAACTTGCCCGCTCATCCGGTAAATATGTCGAGGCAGCGAAACATTATGCGGAAGCCGCCCGCAGGGTTCAAAATCTCGATCCGCTGGACTGGGCGCGCCTGAAATTCAATCAAGGCAACGCGCTTTATGAACGTGGCCAGTTCGATCCGGAACCGCAGCTTCTCCGGCGATCGGTTGTCGCCTATCGCGACGCCCTCAAGGAGCGCACACGCGAGCGCGTACCTTTCAACTGGGCCATGACACAGAACAATCTCGGCAATGCGCTCTTTACCCTCGGTGCGCGCGGCGATGACGGCGCCCTCGCGGACGCCATCGCCGCCTTTCGCGACGCCCTCAAGGAGCGTACACGCGAGCGCGTCCCGCTGGACTGGGCCATGACACAGAACAATCTCGGCAATGCGTTCTTTACCCTCGGCGCGCGCGGCGATGCCGACGCCCTCCGTGACGCCATCGCCGCCTATCGCGAAGCCCTCAAGGAGCGCACACGCGAGCGCGTCCCGCTGAGCTGGGCCATGACCCAGAACAATCTCGGCAATGCGTTCTTTACCCTCGGCGCGCGCGGCGATGCCGACGCCCTCCGTGACGCCATCGCCGCCTATCGCGAAGCCCTCAAGGAGCGCACACGCGAGCGCGTCCCGCTGAGCTGGGCCATGACCCAGAACAATCTCGGCAGTGCGCTCCGTACCCTCGGCGCGCGCGGCGATGCCGACGCCCTCCGTGACGCCATCGCCGCCTATCGCGACGCCCTCGAGGAATACACACGCGAGCGCGTTCCATTGGACTGGGCCACAACCCAGAACAATCTCGGCAATGCGCTCGCCACCCTCGGCGAGCGCGGCGATGATGACGCCCTCAGTGACGCCATCGCCGCCTATCGCGAAGCCCTCAAGGAGCGTACACGCGAGCGCGTCCCGCTGAGCTGGGCCATGACCCAGAACAATCTCGGCAATGCGCTCAAGGCCCTCGGAGAACGTGGCGATGATGACGCACTGGAACGGGCGATTGCGGCTTACAGGCT